In a single window of the Synechococcus sp. HK05 genome:
- the pgl gene encoding 6-phosphogluconolactonase: MTASPTYKLEVAADATQLARMCAERIASLLDLALDERDRAHIALSGGTTPAAAYRVLNQEHLPWNRVDVVLGDERWVPATDPASNARMLRETLLAAGGPGADARFHPVPTELATPAASVDAFEAYVRDLCPGDPPVFDVMLLGLGDDGHTASLFPGTAATEERTRLVTIGAGKGLERISLTAPVLSAARQVIFLVSGASKRQALQRLLDPAEQPQRTPAKLVQPQAPVLVLADTEAAQQP, from the coding sequence ATGACGGCATCCCCGACCTACAAGCTGGAGGTGGCCGCAGATGCCACCCAGCTGGCCCGCATGTGCGCCGAGCGCATTGCTTCGTTGCTCGATCTCGCCCTCGATGAGCGCGATCGCGCCCACATCGCTCTCTCGGGCGGCACCACACCCGCGGCCGCGTACCGCGTGCTCAACCAGGAACATCTCCCCTGGAACCGCGTGGATGTGGTGCTCGGGGATGAGCGCTGGGTGCCGGCAACCGATCCCGCCAGCAATGCCCGCATGCTGCGCGAGACGTTGCTGGCGGCAGGTGGCCCTGGCGCGGATGCCCGCTTCCATCCGGTGCCAACCGAGCTCGCAACACCGGCGGCTTCGGTGGATGCGTTTGAGGCCTATGTGCGTGATCTCTGCCCCGGAGATCCGCCAGTGTTTGATGTGATGCTGCTCGGCCTCGGCGATGACGGCCATACCGCTTCGCTGTTTCCCGGCACTGCCGCCACCGAGGAGCGCACCCGACTGGTGACGATCGGTGCCGGCAAAGGCCTGGAGCGCATCAGCCTCACGGCCCCCGTGCTCAGCGCGGCGCGGCAGGTGATTTTTCTGGTGAGTGGTGCCAGCAAGCGCCAGGCGCTGCAGCGCTTGCTGGATCCGGCGGAGCAGCCACAGCGCACGCCCGCCAAACTGGTGCAACCGCAGGCACCGGTGCTCGTGCTGGCAGACACTGAGGCAGCTCAACAACCCTGA
- a CDS encoding CIA30 family protein: MFSPLPIASGDGFAGWQALNDTIMGGRSQGAVQASSEGLLLQAFVEPEGGGFVSCRSPVFEPPLDLSPYGALELELDGDGRRYKLAMACRDGVAGLTELIPGGLRWVAEFSTRPSGTSTVVIPFNRLTPSVRATPVGLPVRFDPSGVTRLQILHSKFGDMGGRNPGFRPGELQLLIRSIRAVV, translated from the coding sequence ATGTTTTCACCGCTTCCCATCGCCTCCGGCGATGGCTTTGCCGGCTGGCAGGCCCTCAACGACACGATCATGGGCGGCCGCAGCCAGGGAGCGGTGCAGGCCAGTTCTGAGGGGCTGCTGCTGCAGGCTTTTGTGGAGCCCGAGGGCGGCGGCTTCGTCAGCTGCCGTTCGCCGGTGTTTGAGCCGCCGCTGGATCTTTCGCCCTATGGCGCCCTGGAGTTGGAGCTTGATGGCGATGGACGCCGCTACAAGCTGGCGATGGCTTGCCGCGATGGTGTGGCTGGTCTCACGGAGCTGATCCCCGGTGGGTTGCGCTGGGTGGCGGAGTTTTCCACGCGGCCGAGTGGCACCTCCACGGTGGTGATCCCGTTCAACCGGCTCACGCCGAGCGTGCGCGCCACGCCGGTGGGTTTGCCCGTGCGTTTCGATCCTTCGGGTGTGACCCGGCTGCAGATCCTCCATTCCAAGTTTGGCGACATGGGCGGCCGGAACCCGGGCTTCAGGCCTGGGGAGCTCCAGCTGCTCATCCGCTCGATCCGTGCCGTTGTTTAA
- the ilvD gene encoding dihydroxy-acid dehydratase: protein MLRSAAITQGIQRSPNRAMLRAVGFGDGDFNKPIIGIANGYSTITPCNLGLNDLARRAEEAAHQAGAMPQMFGTITVSDGISMGTEGMKYSLVSREVIADSIETAVNGQSMDALLAIGGCDKNMPGAMLAMARMNVPSIFVYGGTIKPGKLGACDLTVVSAFEAVGQYSGGKIDEQELTAIEKNACPGAGSCGGMFTANTMSAAFEVLGLSLPYSSTMAAEDPEKADSAARSAEVLAEAIKANIRPRDLLTREAFENAISVIMAVGGSTNSVLHLLAVARTAGVNLSIDDFETIRQRVPVICDLKPSGRYVTVDLHQAGGIPQVMKLLLDAGLLHGDCKTIEGKTLKQVLADVPSEPPAGQDVIRPLSNPLYAKGHLAILKGNLAEEGAVAKISGVKNPVITGPARVFESEETCLAAILDKQINPGDVVVVRNEGPVGGPGMREMLSPTAAIVGQGLLDSVALITDGRFSGGSFGLVIGHIAPEAAVGGTIGLVQEGDSITVDANQLLIQLNVDEAELAARRAAWTKPEPRYRTGVLGKYARLVSSSSKGAVTDQAELTANR from the coding sequence ATGCTTCGCTCCGCCGCGATCACCCAGGGCATCCAGCGCTCCCCCAACCGGGCCATGCTTCGGGCGGTGGGCTTCGGCGACGGCGACTTCAACAAGCCGATCATCGGCATCGCCAACGGCTACAGCACGATCACACCCTGCAACCTTGGCCTGAACGATCTGGCCCGTCGGGCTGAAGAGGCCGCCCATCAGGCCGGCGCGATGCCGCAGATGTTCGGCACGATCACGGTGAGTGATGGCATCTCGATGGGCACCGAGGGAATGAAGTATTCCCTGGTGAGCCGTGAGGTGATCGCCGATTCGATCGAAACGGCCGTGAACGGCCAGAGCATGGATGCGCTGCTGGCGATCGGCGGCTGCGACAAGAACATGCCCGGCGCCATGCTCGCCATGGCCCGCATGAACGTTCCCTCGATCTTTGTGTACGGGGGCACGATCAAACCGGGCAAGCTCGGCGCCTGCGACCTCACCGTGGTGAGCGCTTTCGAGGCGGTGGGTCAGTACAGCGGCGGCAAGATCGATGAGCAGGAGCTCACGGCGATCGAGAAAAACGCCTGCCCTGGCGCCGGCAGCTGCGGCGGCATGTTCACCGCCAACACGATGAGCGCAGCCTTTGAGGTGCTGGGCCTGAGCCTGCCCTACAGCTCCACCATGGCTGCCGAGGATCCGGAGAAGGCTGACAGCGCCGCCCGCAGCGCCGAGGTACTGGCTGAGGCGATCAAGGCCAACATCCGCCCCCGCGATCTGCTCACCCGCGAAGCGTTTGAAAACGCCATCAGCGTGATCATGGCCGTGGGCGGCTCCACCAACTCGGTGTTGCACCTGCTGGCCGTGGCCCGCACCGCCGGCGTGAATCTCTCGATTGACGACTTCGAGACAATCCGCCAGCGCGTGCCGGTGATCTGCGACCTCAAGCCCAGCGGCCGCTACGTGACGGTGGATCTGCACCAGGCCGGCGGCATCCCGCAGGTGATGAAGCTCCTGCTCGATGCGGGTCTACTGCACGGCGACTGCAAAACCATCGAAGGCAAAACCCTCAAGCAGGTGCTCGCTGATGTGCCCTCCGAGCCCCCGGCCGGGCAAGACGTGATCCGCCCGCTGAGCAACCCGCTCTACGCCAAGGGGCACCTGGCGATCCTCAAAGGCAACCTGGCCGAAGAAGGCGCCGTGGCCAAGATCAGCGGCGTGAAGAACCCGGTGATCACAGGCCCCGCCCGCGTGTTTGAAAGCGAGGAAACTTGCCTGGCCGCCATCCTCGACAAGCAGATCAATCCTGGGGATGTGGTGGTGGTGCGCAACGAGGGCCCCGTGGGTGGCCCCGGCATGCGCGAGATGCTCAGCCCCACCGCCGCGATCGTGGGCCAGGGCCTGCTCGATTCCGTGGCCCTGATCACCGATGGCCGCTTCTCCGGTGGCTCCTTCGGGCTGGTGATCGGGCACATCGCCCCTGAAGCTGCCGTGGGCGGCACGATCGGCCTGGTGCAAGAAGGCGACAGCATCACGGTGGATGCCAACCAGCTGTTGATTCAGCTCAACGTGGATGAGGCCGAGCTCGCCGCACGCCGCGCCGCCTGGACCAAGCCTGAACCGCGCTACCGCACCGGAGTACTGGGCAAATACGCCCGCTTGGTGAGTTCCAGCAGCAAGGGTGCCGTCACCGATCAGGCCGAACTCACGGCGAATCGCTGA
- the upp gene encoding uracil phosphoribosyltransferase, which yields MSKTLRVVVPPHPLIGHWLTLLRDQQTPQALFNTAMAELGRWLTYEAMRDWIPYQRVQVQTPLATTEGTVVDSAVPMLAVPMLRGGLTLWEGARPVVPSAAVAHVGVSYGDGSAPAALWCNTLPDVIPARAGVLVFAPQVARGDSVLRVLEQLDQRGVGGQRLRVITALAASPGLKQLGERYEDLTIYTACIDAELDGDGRILPGFGDAEQRLYGLGQTNFVG from the coding sequence ATGAGCAAGACCCTGCGAGTGGTGGTTCCGCCCCATCCCCTGATCGGCCACTGGCTCACCCTGCTGCGCGATCAGCAAACCCCGCAGGCGCTCTTCAACACCGCCATGGCGGAACTGGGCCGGTGGCTCACCTACGAGGCGATGCGCGATTGGATCCCCTACCAACGCGTGCAGGTGCAAACGCCACTGGCGACAACCGAAGGCACGGTGGTGGATAGCGCGGTGCCGATGTTGGCGGTCCCGATGCTGCGCGGCGGGCTCACGCTCTGGGAAGGAGCCCGCCCGGTGGTGCCCAGTGCAGCTGTGGCCCATGTGGGCGTGAGCTATGGCGATGGCTCAGCGCCAGCAGCCCTCTGGTGCAACACCCTGCCTGACGTGATCCCGGCGCGGGCCGGCGTGTTGGTGTTCGCGCCGCAGGTGGCACGGGGCGACAGTGTGTTGCGGGTGCTCGAGCAGCTCGATCAGCGCGGTGTGGGCGGCCAACGCTTGCGGGTGATCACGGCGCTGGCGGCCAGCCCGGGACTCAAGCAATTGGGCGAGCGCTACGAAGACCTCACCATCTACACCGCCTGCATCGATGCGGAGCTCGATGGCGATGGCCGCATCCTGCCTGGCTTCGGTGACGCGGAACAACGGCTCTATGGCCTTGGCCAGACGAACTTCGTAGGCTGA
- a CDS encoding pentapeptide repeat-containing protein encodes MLPLPRFLATALRAALVLLLPLVLWCQSAAAITAPELRGQRSLQDLQPDMHGRNLQQQEFLKANLEGFDFSESDLRGAVFNTANLQGSNLRAADLEDAVAFASRFDNADLSDAVLRNAMLMNSKFAGAVINGADFTDAVLDLPQQKALCERASGTNARTGVSTRDSLNCR; translated from the coding sequence GTGCTGCCGCTCCCTCGCTTCCTGGCTACTGCGCTGCGGGCGGCCTTGGTGTTGTTGCTCCCGTTGGTGCTGTGGTGCCAGAGCGCCGCGGCCATCACGGCTCCTGAATTGCGCGGGCAGCGCAGCCTGCAAGACCTCCAGCCCGACATGCATGGCCGCAACCTGCAGCAGCAGGAGTTCCTCAAGGCCAATCTCGAAGGCTTTGATTTCAGCGAGAGCGACCTGCGCGGTGCCGTGTTCAACACCGCCAACCTTCAAGGGTCCAATCTGCGTGCCGCCGATCTGGAAGACGCGGTGGCCTTCGCCAGCCGCTTCGACAACGCGGATCTCAGCGATGCGGTGCTGCGCAACGCCATGTTGATGAACAGCAAATTTGCCGGCGCGGTGATCAATGGGGCCGATTTCACCGATGCGGTGCTCGATCTGCCCCAGCAAAAGGCGCTCTGCGAGCGGGCCAGCGGCACCAATGCCCGCACCGGTGTGAGCACCCGCGACAGCCTCAACTGCCGCTGA
- a CDS encoding HupE/UreJ family protein, producing the protein MPVAGALALLVAGPALAHHPMEAMHLVPNAFTGLISGLAHPLLGPDHLLFLVALALVGLQRSGRWMLTLLAVGLSGSALGLIWPGLPGAELLVSLTLVVEGLVVLGRLPQALLLPAFALHGYVLSGSVIGWEATPIATYLLGLLLSQGAVLLVALLSLRGLAQQLHGQTRTLLAGALIGIGAAFSWTALVA; encoded by the coding sequence ATGCCGGTTGCCGGCGCCCTGGCTTTGCTGGTGGCCGGCCCCGCCCTGGCCCACCACCCGATGGAGGCCATGCACCTGGTGCCGAACGCCTTCACCGGGTTGATCAGCGGTTTGGCTCATCCCCTGCTGGGCCCCGATCACCTGCTGTTTCTGGTGGCGCTCGCCCTGGTGGGTCTGCAACGCTCCGGCCGCTGGATGCTCACCTTGCTCGCCGTGGGGCTCAGCGGTAGTGCCCTGGGCCTCATCTGGCCAGGCCTGCCTGGCGCTGAGCTGTTGGTGTCGCTCACCCTGGTGGTGGAAGGGTTGGTGGTGCTGGGGCGCCTGCCCCAGGCCCTGCTGCTCCCCGCCTTCGCCCTGCATGGCTACGTGCTCAGCGGTTCGGTGATCGGTTGGGAGGCCACGCCCATCGCCACCTATCTGCTGGGCTTGTTGCTGAGCCAGGGCGCCGTGTTGCTGGTGGCGCTGCTCAGCCTGCGCGGCCTTGCCCAACAGCTCCACGGGCAGACCCGCACCCTGTTGGCGGGTGCACTGATCGGCATCGGTGCCGCCTTCAGCTGGACGGCCCTGGTCGCCTGA
- the cobW gene encoding cobalamin biosynthesis protein CobW: MAATNQRLPVTVVTGFLGAGKSTLLRQLLLTSGLRLAVLVNEFGEVGIDGDLIRSCGFCPEEELDGRVVELANGCLCCTVQDEFLPTMQVLLQRADQLDGIVVETSGLALPVPLVQAFGWPEIRTRTRVSGVITVVDGEALAAGSVVGDPSALEAQRLADHNLDHLSTIEQLFHDQLDAADLVLLSRADRLQPDQIAALTTQIAAKARPGVSVLPMQRGEVPAALLLGLERDAHADHEPHDHDHEHDHDDHHHAHHDHSHVAMQSAVVRLDGPFERSLLEQALQAQIRVQQLLRLKGRAWLPGKRHPLQIQAVGPRLECWFDSQAPAERPDTDGLELVALGLAVDGAALEQALLA; the protein is encoded by the coding sequence ATGGCTGCAACCAATCAACGCCTGCCGGTCACCGTGGTGACCGGCTTTCTTGGCGCCGGTAAATCCACGTTGTTGCGGCAGCTGTTGCTCACCAGCGGCCTGCGCCTGGCGGTGCTCGTGAATGAATTCGGCGAGGTGGGGATCGATGGTGATCTGATCCGCAGCTGCGGCTTCTGCCCGGAGGAGGAGCTCGATGGCCGCGTGGTGGAGCTGGCCAACGGTTGCCTGTGCTGCACCGTGCAGGATGAATTCCTGCCCACGATGCAAGTGCTGCTGCAGCGGGCCGATCAGCTCGACGGCATCGTGGTGGAAACCAGCGGCCTCGCCTTGCCCGTTCCCCTGGTGCAGGCCTTCGGTTGGCCCGAGATCCGCACCCGCACCCGCGTCAGCGGGGTCATCACGGTGGTGGATGGTGAGGCCCTCGCTGCCGGCAGCGTGGTGGGCGATCCCAGCGCCCTGGAGGCCCAGCGCTTGGCTGATCACAACCTCGATCACCTGAGCACGATTGAGCAGCTCTTTCACGATCAGCTCGATGCGGCCGACCTGGTGCTGCTGAGCCGCGCCGATCGCCTGCAGCCCGATCAAATCGCCGCGCTCACCACCCAGATCGCGGCCAAGGCGCGCCCCGGTGTGTCGGTGCTGCCGATGCAACGCGGCGAGGTGCCGGCGGCGCTGCTGTTGGGCCTGGAGCGCGACGCGCACGCGGACCACGAACCGCATGACCACGACCACGAGCACGACCACGACGACCATCACCACGCGCATCACGACCACAGCCACGTGGCGATGCAATCGGCCGTGGTGCGCCTCGATGGCCCCTTCGAGCGCTCCCTGCTCGAGCAGGCGCTCCAGGCGCAGATCCGCGTGCAGCAGCTCTTGCGGTTGAAGGGCCGCGCCTGGTTGCCTGGAAAACGTCATCCGCTGCAGATTCAGGCCGTGGGTCCACGGCTGGAGTGCTGGTTTGACAGCCAGGCGCCGGCAGAACGGCCCGACACCGACGGGCTCGAGCTGGTGGCCTTGGGCCTGGCGGTGGATGGTGCGGCCCTGGAGCAGGCGCTTTTGGCTTAA
- the purS gene encoding phosphoribosylformylglycinamidine synthase subunit PurS: MPLFSARVLVSLRPSVLDPAGEATRAAAARLGVDGVSKLRIGKAVEVELEAPDAQTARAQLELLSDRLLANPVIENWTLELKDDSSAGA; this comes from the coding sequence GTGCCGCTCTTCTCCGCTCGCGTGTTGGTGTCCCTCAGGCCGTCGGTGCTCGATCCCGCCGGGGAGGCCACCCGAGCTGCGGCAGCACGTTTGGGTGTGGATGGGGTGAGCAAGCTGCGCATCGGCAAGGCCGTGGAGGTGGAACTGGAGGCGCCAGACGCTCAAACCGCGCGCGCCCAGCTGGAGTTGCTCAGCGATCGGCTGCTGGCCAATCCGGTGATCGAGAACTGGACCCTCGAACTCAAGGACGACAGCAGCGCAGGAGCCTGA